ACCACTAGCATTCAGATTGTTTGGGAACCTAGAAGTGAATGCTGGATCTTCAGTCCCTCTGACCTATACACCCTCTAGCCAATGAGCTACTCTGGGgaggtgtgtgtggggaggtCTTGGCAGTTCTTCTTCAGAGGTGTGTATTTTGCATTGTAGATACCTGGAAAATAAACATGATTGCCTTAGATGCTGACCTGCCCTCCCACTAACCACTCAACGAGGGTAGAAACTCAGTTTGCTTCTATCGAGTTATATTTCATGTATCCACCAGCCTCTACTGAGGGAGGCGATGTGAAACTGGTGTTTGCGATTATTGCAAAGACTTGCTGCAGGTACTGTTCGTTACATCATTCACCATCTCTTTATGAGGATTCACAGGAGAAATTTCATTTCCATCTTAGTAGCAGGAGTTGTTGTTCTCTTAAGGAATGGGCATCATGAATTGGGTGAACTGATCAGCTTTTCCTCTTCTTGGATATTACAAAGTCTGAAACCAATTTTGTGGTCCGCCCTTAGTAAGTTTACTTTATAGAATACATTTTTGTACTTGCCTAATTCATGGCTCCACTTTACGTCACTGTCACTAATATACTTCTGAGTTATTttgctctattttgtgtgtgtgtgtatatatgtatttacctTTTTGTATGCCTTTTGTATATCTTAACTCCTTTTTGAAACAAATAAGTCCAGATATAACTAAATAAATACTTAGGAGATAGGGCTATGGTGAGAGGTCAAGAGGTTCAAGGCCAAGTGTTGGGAAATGAGCACAAAACCCCCACAAAGTCCTAGTTTACCCTTGGTTCCTCTGGCTCCCACCTGCTTCGCTTTGCCCTAAGGGTAGAGCACTGCTGGGTTCCCCTTGTAGCCCACGGTAAGGATCCTAGCCTGTAACAaacctctctccacccccaatGCCCAATCTTACCACCCATCCTGTTCTGTGTGTCCGGCCTCCTTACCTCTTCTTGAGGCTCAGGTGCTATGGTGTTGCTCTCTTCTGGAACTGCAGACACATGAAGCTGAAGATCTTGGCTCTACAAAAAGAAGAGTTCTGCCAGTAAGAGGTGGCTCAACCCCCACAGCCTCTCAGCTCAAAGGGGCTTCTGCGCCTGACACTTTACAAGGGTCACAGACAACACCAAGGGCAAACATCCGATGTAGTTGCACTATAGCCTGAAGGCATCAGGGAAGGCTTTACTTGTCATTCTCTTTGACAGATTAAGAAACCAagattcaaagggaaaaatgactTGCTGGGACAGGAAATGAGGTCTTTGGACTCCACAGCTGTGTCCATGATCAGACACTGTGTGATTTGTGTGACATGCATCTGTACGTATATCTATGTGGGAGTCTGTGAGGGTATGACAGAGGTCATAAAACCACTACCTACCACTTTTACACTAACCCTCCTCAAGAACACACTGCAGCTCTCACACTTAGATGATCCTAACCCACAGCAGTTAGGAGAGGCAAGTGGCGTAATGGTTTCTTTGGGAAAAGTTCTAGGTTCAAGATGGGAACCCAAGGTGTGGGAAGCCCTGTCTAGGAACTGCTAACCCAGGAGAAGACCTTGGCACTCGAAGGTTTagagtgaatttatttttttttaaaagattttatgtttcctttttcttcccaaagccccctggtacacagttgtgtatttttaattgtgagtccttctagttgtggcatatgggacgccgcctcagcatggcttgatgagcgatgccatgtctgtgcccaggatctgaaccggtgaaaccctgggccactgaagcagagcgcgtgaacttaaccactcggccatggggctggcccctattttttaaaattttttaaaattgaaatttaattcacatactataaaattcacccttttaaagtagaACCAATTTCAAATAGTATGACAGCCACTTGAAATTCTACATTTCTCCTTTAaggaaattttccttcttcttactcCCTCCTGCAATTCCAGGCCATGAATTTCCTCAAAGATAGTACTACCTCCCAGAAGGTTCTCAAACCTTCATTCTCTGTCAGGTGATTCAAAGGCTGAGCAAGAACAGATTTTCTTGTGGTTAcccttttttttaggaagattagccctgagctaacgtctgctgccaatcttcctctttattgctgaggaagactggctctgagctaatatccatgcccatcttcctctactttatatgtgggacgcctgccacagcatggcttgccaaacggtgtgtatgtccgcacctgggatccgaaccagggaaccccaggccaccaaagcagaatgtgcaaacttaactgctgtgccaccaggccagccccagcggttaacattttatttacccatttttatATGTGATATGTCCATAATTCTGCTTGAGAAAAACTATGATTTATGATGCATTTGCAAGGGAATGAACAGATCTTGTAGAACATAGGCTTCAGAGGACTGATGACCCTGGTAGGCTAGGGTCTAGGATGTTCTCGTTGCTTAATTCCATAGGAAAAATACACCTCCTTAGCCAATGACCAAAAGCAATCCCACAAGAGAGGATAGGAGTAAGGAAGCACTATAAATCTCAAATATAAGGAGGTATTCAGGGGAAAGGAGGTTGTGTCCTGTATCTGTTTCCCAAGGAGGAGAGAGTTAATAGCCTGTTCCTCAAAATAGTCAGACAGCATCTTGGTCCCCAAAATCTCCCCTTCAGTAAGATGACCCCAAGGATGCAAACCTATGTTACTATTCCCCAGAGTCAAACAGAAGATCACTCTGTCGCTGTCTCCATGctaaaatcatataatatattacaaagtcaattttaaattaattttggatTTTCCACACCATTGAGTTGCTTTTTTCAGTGCAGAAAAGTGAGAAGTGGCTACACTTTCCCTCCTCAAAATCCCACCTTAACTCTTGCTTATTCACTACCCACATGCCCTGCGTCTCTCTCAATCTGCATAGCTACCGCAGACTAGGAAGAGCCAAGCGAGAGGGCTACATGGTGCTCTGTTAGGCCCTCCAGCACCTCATGTGAATCAAGACTGAGGGCGTAACAATGGTGATGACTTGGATTTTAGTACCTGAGGGGAGTCAGCTGACGTAAGCTCGTTGTTCTCTTCTTTGCCTTCCAGCTTCCCTGTCTTGCCAGACTCTGAAAACACCTGTGGATCAAAGTGTACAATGTAGAAGAAAGTCCTGCACCCTCACACCCCGATGCCACCCTTGCGCTCTCTGTCCAGGTTAGCGCCTCTCAGATAACAGGAGGCTCCCACGGTAAGCTGGTCAACCTTCAGTTAGGCATAGGTAGTAGCGTGCTGTGATCTGAGGGGTACCAGACATCCCAGATATCCACACGGCTCATGCCCTGGCCTCTTTCATTGCCCAACGCCACCTTCTCTGACCACTCTGTTTAAAATTGCCAATTCAGGCCCCACTCCCTGTGCCTTCCCCtacttaatttttctccatatctCTTATTGCCACTAcattataattttacttatttattctgtttcttgtCTATCCTTCCCCCCGCACCCCcaccactagaatgtaagctgcaggaaggcagagaatttcctgttttgttcactgtgaTACTCCCCTTCCTAggaaggtgcctggcacatagtgcaGGCTCGATAAGTAAttgtggaatgaatggatgaatccTGATGCCACTGAGTCAGATGTCTTACCATGATCCTCTCTACAGTGCACCTGACAGTTGATCTCACAGCCCTGGCTTTTAACACCAAGGAAGGAGAACTATTTCTCAAGGTGGCCCATCCCATTTTAGTTTTTGGAAGCTCCTTGTATACCCTTTCCCCtatatctaaaaaaattttttcccataccatttttgtgtgtgtgtgaggaagcttgtccctgagctaacatctgttgccaattttcctctttttgcttgaggaaggttttccctgagctgacatctatgctaatcttcctctattttgtatgtgggatgccaccacagcgtggcttgatgagtggtgtgtaggtccacgcccgggatctgaacctgtgaaccaggccaccaaagcagagtccacgaaattaaccactatgccactgggccagcccctccatacCATTTTTTTAACATAGCTAATTGCTGCAAGTTCCTCATGTATTGATCcaaaatgtgctttaaaaaaacaaatctttacaCATAGGGCCTAGTTCTGCCCTCAGTAGTCCTACAGAACAAGTCAAATCTCTCTTCTATATTGTAGCCTTTCCACATAATTTGAATAGAATGTGACTTGATATCCAGATCCTTCACAGAACTGGGTGCTCCCCGGGAGATCTGTGTCTATGTTTTAACACAATCCTTTTCTCAAACATATTCTCACCTTTCAAAAGACCATCCTTTTGCTTTACCTTCCTCTGTGCGTTCCTTCTTCTAGGTCTCTctcatcaaagaagacacaaCTTCGAAATTTGCTGCTGCCATTTTACTTGGTATCTATTTACCACAGTCACAAATATGACAAACTAAAGACCCTCCGCCCCATTCCCCATTAAAAAAGGTAAAGCTCAGGATGCTAGCTGTAGGTTCTTTATATTGGGAACTCCCAGAACTTGgagcaaaagataaaaattagtaAGAACTTGCTCACAATAACACTGGAGATAAGCCCTTTGCAGAAGTCAATTACCCTAAGAGTACAGGTCACTAAATTAGTTGCTGTGAAAATATGAAACAATCCACAGAACCAAAGAGGTGTCTAAGGGTATCCTTGAGTCTataataaaatgacataaaatctTATCAACTATGGGAAACCTAACTATAGTAAAAATGATCTACATCGAGGTTATAAAGAGGAATAGAGACTCAGCCAGATCCACTCACCTGAGAGATCAAGGTAGGAGATGTAGAAAGTTCTTCTGGGTTCAGATtctcagtgttttccttttctcccgcTTCAGGAGTTCTTACTGGCTTCTCTGGTGGCAGTGGATCAGGAGAGGCCTCTAAGGAGGCCCTAGGACTTGGAgtcccagcccccagggaggccctggggctggtGGGTGAATTCGGTTCAGAGGCTGTAGGGCTGGAGGGTGTGTTCCCTgaggagggcctggggctgggagtggcTCTGGGTGGAGGAGGCCTATTGGGGGGTGCTGAGGCCCTCTGGATAGAGGCTCTCTTCTTTGGTTGTTCAGATCCTTCACTGGAGGTGCGGGTTCGGAGGACTACTTCTGGGAGAGATGAAGGCTGCTCTGAAGGGATTAGGGCTCTGCCTGGTGATGGAGCTGCGGAGCAAGGGAGAACTTCCTCCTGGGCCTGGCCACCCTCAATGGTGAGAGAGGGCTGGGCCGGGGTGAGGCCATTGCAGGCTGGCAGAGGCTCTTCCTCCTCAGAGGAGCTTGCTtcagcctcttcctcctctgtttcctcatcttttaaggGCTCTTCTTTGATCTCAGAGTTGTCTTCTCCCTGGGCTGGATCAGATGCCAGCTCTTCTTCACTTGCAGAGGTGGAGTCCCTCTCACTCTTCAAGGAAAGTGCAGAGGGACTGATAGGTGAGGTAAGAGGGCCGGAGACCACAGATGGTCGAACTGGGGGAGAGATGACTAAAGAGCGTCTGTTGCCGCTAAAAAAGGAAGGGCATTCAGACTCAGAAGACCTAACAACTGGAAGTAACCTAAATACCCCCAAATAAATATGATGCAtgcacataataataataaagcaatttaaaatgataCTGGAAAGTTTATGTAATTTTCAATAATGCTTACATTATAAAGTAAAGTGAAAAAGGCtataaaattttatctatatCACAACtctattatgtaaaatatataaagaaaaagactagaaagaaacacagcaaaatattaatgaaatattttctctggggAAAAGATTCAGTTAATCGTTatggattctgtatttgcaaattcacctactccctaaaatttatttataacccCAAATCAATACTTCTGGTGCTTTCACAGTCAGTCACAGACATGTGCAAGCTGTGGAAACTGAGTCCGTGACGAGCGCTGTCCCTCTGAGTTCTGATAAGGCAGTCCTTGGCCTTCTTGTTTCTGCTCTCATACTGTAAATGTGTCCTTTTGCCATGTTTTTCACATCGTTGTGCTTTTTGCTGAtgattttgccatttaaaatggCCTCCAAGTGTAGTGCTAAAGTGCTGTCTAAGAGTGAGAAGACAGTGAGGTGACTCACAGAGAAAATACGATGTTGGATAAGCTTCCTTCAGGCGTGTGTTACAGCGCTGTCGGCCGTCAGTTCAATATTAATGAGTCAACGATACAGATTAAATAAgttgtctttaaacagaaacacacacaagaCAAGGTTATATACTGATTGGCTGATGAAATTGTTGGGACCAGGGGCTCACAAGAACCTAACCCTGTGTTTCCCCAAGGAGCGATGGTgtagtattcactaattcagtgctCGTGGTGACTTCACAGAACTTAACTGCCACGAACAATGAAAGTGGACTATAACATTTATCAAGCAGGCTGGATACTGTGCTGAGTGCTTCTATAGCCAACATCGGCCTGGTTCCTACTCACCTCCTCAAGTGCTTCCCATGTACCATCCACTAACTGATTAAGCAacccacaaatatttactcaacaGGTACCAACTATGTGCTGTGTCCTGGGCACAAGGATGGGGAATGggcagaggaacagaaagagaaaatcttaattcCTGCCCTATGGGGTTTCTAATGTGAGATAAGCTGAGTGACATAAGGTTCTTTCTAGCACTAGCATCCTAGGGATCAGTAGGTTTAGAAGGCCCAGGACATAGTAAGAAAAGACCAGATTTCCCTACAAGGTTCCGGGACATCTTGGTGTAAGTGATGGTAAGTTtcagatgaatggataattaGAGAGAACTCTGGCTTTCAATGCtgggaagaggagaaacagagtttttggagaaaaagggaatTCGTCTAGGAAGTTTACACTGGCCCCTTGGTGATTCTTTTCAATAGTCTGTAACTACTTGCTAAATGAGCAGTACAAATAGCAAATGTGAGCCCTATTCTTGCTTCAAGGCCCAAGCTCAGTTTCACTACCTCCTTAAAGGCTTCCCCGACCATCCACACACTGGCAATTACTTACCTCTCTGGAATCCCTACAGGTCTCATTAGGCACTTTGTATGTACAAGCTTATATCATCCCTTGTAGTCCTAAggcaaattttctcttttcaactttttgtAAATCACTTCAGAGAAAGGACAAGTGTCCTGTGTCTTTGGATCCCTAACTCTTGGCATAAAACTTTGCACAGAGTAGGGACATAATAAAATTTCCTAAACAACGGCTTCAGAGTAAGAAAGtgatcacattctgagggaccAGTGAATTGCTTACAGTTACCAACACAAAGAATGCATGAAGGCAATagctaccacacacacacacacacacacaaagtggaaAAGCAAGCCATAACAgattgagaaaagatatttgcaatgcataTCATTAaaggtttaatatccagaatatacaaaaaaaaaaaccaccctcatataaaacaattttaaaaaaaggattaacaggagccagcccagtggcatagtggtcaaatttgtgtactctgctttggtggcccagggtttgtgggtttggatcctgggcacagacatacataccactcatcaaagcacactgtggtagcatcccacatacaaaaaatagaggaagactggcacagatgttatctcagggacaatcttcctcaagcaagaagaggaagattggcaatggatgttagtcaGGGCggatcttcctcaccacaaaaaaaagggggggtaaACAGGTaaacaatccaaaagaaaatgtgaaaaaaagataAGCAGGAAAGTCACAGAACAGGAAACTTAAATGGCcaacaacatgaaaagatgttcatgcTAACTAGCAATTGTGGAGATGttaattaaaactgtaaaaaattcCACTTCATACTCATTAGCTTAGAAAAATCATGAAGTCTGACAATTCACATGTAGCAGGAACATGGAGCAATGGGGGCTTCTATTCACTGCTGGTGGGTTGTAAATTGGGACAGTCACTTTGGAGAGCACTTTAGCAATGGCAACAGCTAGTAAGGCTGAAGAAGCCCAAATGCACAGACTCTATGACTCAGCAAGTCCACTCCCAGTATACACAATAAAGAAACTCTTGATAGTATTCATGAGAAACGTAAAACATGTTCGTtgcaacattatttgtaatagcaaaaaactggaaaacaacccaaatgtccattagcaggaggacagataaataaattgtaaactAGCCGTACAATGGCATCTGCAACAGTTACGGAGGGGAAAGATCAGAGCTAGCAACATGTAGCAACAAGGATAAATAAACCTCATAAACAATACTAAGAGAACAAAAGAAGTTGCAAAAGAATACAAAcagtgtaattccatttatataaagtttaaaaacatgcaaagcaATATTTTCTGTGTGcgcatatatgtgtataataaaagtaaaaagacatgCATAAGAATAGCAAGCACTAAATTTAAGATAGTGGCTACCTTTGGTGGGGCAGGAAGAGAAAGTGAGTGGGGAAGGGATACTGGGAgcttcaattatatatataatagttGATTTCTTAAATTTGGTGGTAGGCATATAGCTATTTGTTGTATTCTTTATACCTTTAGTTAtagatgaaatatttcataaaaaga
This DNA window, taken from Equus przewalskii isolate Varuska chromosome 5, EquPr2, whole genome shotgun sequence, encodes the following:
- the BIN2 gene encoding bridging integrator 2 isoform X3 produces the protein MRESSKRVSETLQEIYSSDWDGHEELKAIVGNNDLLWEDYEEKLADQALRTMENYVAQFSEVKERIAKRGRKLVDYDSARHHLEAVQNAKKKDEAKTAKAEEEFNKAQAVFEDLNKELLEELPVLYNSRIGCYVTIFQNISNLRDVFYREMSKLNHSLYEVMSKLEKQHSDKVFVVKGLSSGNRRSLVISPPVRPSVVSGPLTSPISPSALSLKSERDSTSASEEELASDPAQGEDNSEIKEEPLKDEETEEEEAEASSSEEEEPLPACNGLTPAQPSLTIEGGQAQEEVLPCSAAPSPGRALIPSEQPSSLPEVVLRTRTSSEGSEQPKKRASIQRASAPPNRPPPPRATPSPRPSSGNTPSSPTASEPNSPTSPRASLGAGTPSPRASLEASPDPLPPEKPVRTPEAGEKENTENLNPEELSTSPTLISQVFSESGKTGKLEGKEENNELTSADSPQSQDLQLHVSAVPEESNTIAPEPQEETL
- the BIN2 gene encoding bridging integrator 2 isoform X4; amino-acid sequence: MRESSKRVSETLQEIYSSDWDGHEELKAIVGNNDLLWEDYEEKLADQALRTMENYVAQFSEVKERIAKRGRKLVDYDSARHHLEAVQNAKKKDEAKTAKAEEEFNKAQAVFEDLNKELLEELPVLYNSRIGCYVTIFQNISNLRDVFYREMSKLNHSLYEVMSKLEKQHSDKVFVVKGLSSGNRRSLVISPPVRPSVVSGPLTSPISPSALSLKSERDSTSASEEELASDPAQGEDNSEIKEEPLKDEETEEEEAEASSSEEEEPLPACNGLTPAQPSLTIEGGQAQEEVLPCSAAPSPGRALIPSEQPSSLPEVVLRTRTSSEGSEQPKKRASIQRASAPPNRPPPPRATPSPRPSSGNTPSSPTASEPNSPTSPRASLGAGTPSPRASLEASPDPLPPEKPVRTPEAGEKENTENLNPEELSTSPTLISQVFSESGKTGKLEGKEENNELTSADSPQSQDLQLHVSAVPEESNTIAPEPQEEVSTMQNTHL
- the BIN2 gene encoding bridging integrator 2 isoform X1, producing MAEGKAGGAAGLFAKQVQKKLSRAQEKVLQKLGKTVETKDERFEQSASNFYHQQAEGHKLYKDLKNFISAVKVMRESSKRVSETLQEIYSSDWDGHEELKAIVGNNDLLWEDYEEKLADQALRTMENYVAQFSEVKERIAKRGRKLVDYDSARHHLEAVQNAKKKDEAKTAKAEEEFNKAQAVFEDLNKELLEELPVLYNSRIGCYVTIFQNISNLRDVFYREMSKLNHSLYEVMSKLEKQHSDKVFVVKGLSSGNRRSLVISPPVRPSVVSGPLTSPISPSALSLKSERDSTSASEEELASDPAQGEDNSEIKEEPLKDEETEEEEAEASSSEEEEPLPACNGLTPAQPSLTIEGGQAQEEVLPCSAAPSPGRALIPSEQPSSLPEVVLRTRTSSEGSEQPKKRASIQRASAPPNRPPPPRATPSPRPSSGNTPSSPTASEPNSPTSPRASLGAGTPSPRASLEASPDPLPPEKPVRTPEAGEKENTENLNPEELSTSPTLISQVFSESGKTGKLEGKEENNELTSADSPQSQDLQLHVSAVPEESNTIAPEPQEEVSTMQNTHL
- the BIN2 gene encoding bridging integrator 2 isoform X2; amino-acid sequence: MAEGKAGGAAGLFAKQVQKKLSRAQEKVLQKLGKTVETKDERFEQSASNFYHQQAEGHKLYKDLKNFISAVKVMRESSKRVSETLQEIYSSDWDGHEELKAIVGNNDLLWEDYEEKLADQALRTMENYVAQFSEVKERIAKRGRKLVDYDSARHHLEAVQNAKKKDEAKTAKAEEEFNKAQAVFEDLNKELLEELPVLYNSRIGCYVTIFQNISNLRDVFYREMSKLNHSLYEVMSKLEKQHSDKVFVVKGLSSGNRRSLVISPPVRPSVVSGPLTSPISPSALSLKSERDSTSASEEELASDPAQGEDNSEIKEEPLKDEETEEEEAEASSSEEEEPLPACNGLTPAQPSLTIEGGQAQEEVLPCSAAPSPGRALIPSEQPSSLPEVVLRTRTSSEGSEQPKKRASIQRASAPPNRPPPPRATPSPRPSSGNTPSSPTASEPNSPTSPRASLGAGTPSPRASLEASPDPLPPEKPVRTPEAGEKENTENLNPEELSTSPTLISQVFSESGKTGKLEGKEENNELTSADSPQSQDLQLHVSAVPEESNTIAPEPQEETL